One window of Sphingobium sp. TKS genomic DNA carries:
- the ccoP gene encoding cytochrome-c oxidase, cbb3-type subunit III: protein MAVSERDPHSGHMTTGHEWNGIKELNTPVPKAVWFFLIVTALFSLGYWVLMPAWPLGKTYTRGLLGSDQKDIVATRVAEARDARSAWTRQVAAMNYDQIRADPALMTLVREDGHRLFGDNCAACHGMNAKGNGGFPDLTDRDWLWGGTPDAIAHTIAVGVNSPASKETRVSQMLSFGKDGILDNDAVLAVADYVKTLSDPAWAKGKAASVTKGREVFATNCVACHGDQGRGNPQVGAPDLTDRTWLFGGDIETIYTTIYNGRQGEMPAWEHRLSPVDRKILTTYLLDQGRKP, encoded by the coding sequence GTGGCGGTAAGCGAGCGCGATCCCCATAGCGGGCACATGACGACGGGCCATGAGTGGAACGGGATCAAGGAGCTCAACACACCGGTGCCAAAGGCGGTGTGGTTCTTCCTGATCGTTACCGCACTCTTCTCGCTCGGTTACTGGGTACTAATGCCCGCCTGGCCTCTGGGCAAGACCTACACACGAGGCCTGCTCGGGAGCGACCAGAAGGATATCGTCGCCACGCGCGTCGCTGAGGCCCGCGATGCACGCTCTGCCTGGACCAGGCAGGTTGCGGCGATGAATTATGATCAGATCAGGGCTGATCCTGCACTGATGACACTTGTGCGAGAGGACGGGCACCGTCTGTTCGGCGACAATTGTGCGGCCTGCCATGGCATGAACGCGAAGGGAAACGGGGGATTTCCTGATCTCACGGATCGTGACTGGCTGTGGGGCGGCACGCCGGACGCGATTGCGCACACGATCGCGGTGGGGGTCAATAGTCCTGCAAGCAAGGAGACCCGCGTCAGTCAGATGCTTTCATTCGGCAAGGACGGCATTCTCGACAACGACGCCGTACTGGCGGTTGCCGATTATGTGAAGACCTTGTCGGATCCTGCCTGGGCAAAAGGCAAGGCGGCATCGGTGACGAAGGGACGCGAAGTCTTCGCCACGAATTGCGTAGCCTGCCATGGGGATCAGGGCCGCGGCAATCCACAAGTCGGCGCACCCGATCTGACCGATCGGACGTGGCTCTTCGGCGGTGACATCGAAACGATCTACACGACAATCTACAATGGTAGGCAGGGCGAGATGCCGGCGTGGGAACATCGCCTCAGTCCAGTCGACCGCAAGATCCTGACCACTTATCTGCTCGACCAGGGCCGCAAGCCATGA
- the ccoO gene encoding cytochrome-c oxidase, cbb3-type subunit II, protein MFGTHYRIERKSVVLAVAIMIVASIGGLIEIAPLFTIDETVESDPKMRVYTPLELAGRNIYIREGCYACHSQMVRTLQDEVERYGPYSLAVESKYDHPMLWGSKRTGPDLARIGGKYSDQWHTAHLNNPRDVVPQSIMPRYSWLRERELQTKYLGDDLRALRDVGVPYTDDMIANAPADAVAQASPDDDTAALVKRYGSATQIRSFDGDNGTISEMDALVAYLQVLGKLSDAAQPTPATPKK, encoded by the coding sequence ATGTTCGGAACCCATTACCGCATCGAACGCAAATCGGTCGTGCTGGCCGTCGCGATCATGATCGTCGCGAGCATTGGCGGGCTGATCGAGATCGCACCGCTCTTCACGATCGACGAGACGGTCGAGAGTGATCCCAAGATGCGCGTCTACACACCGCTCGAGCTCGCTGGCCGCAATATATATATTCGTGAAGGCTGCTACGCCTGTCATTCGCAAATGGTGCGCACGCTCCAGGACGAGGTGGAGCGCTATGGTCCCTATTCGCTCGCGGTCGAGTCCAAATACGATCATCCGATGCTTTGGGGGTCCAAGCGCACGGGCCCCGATCTCGCGCGGATCGGCGGGAAATATTCGGATCAATGGCATACCGCGCACCTCAACAATCCGCGCGATGTCGTGCCGCAGTCTATCATGCCGCGTTACAGCTGGCTGCGTGAGCGCGAGTTGCAAACCAAGTATCTGGGCGATGATCTGCGTGCGCTCCGGGACGTCGGAGTCCCCTATACCGATGACATGATCGCGAACGCGCCGGCGGACGCGGTGGCTCAAGCATCACCTGACGACGATACGGCGGCTCTTGTGAAGCGTTACGGCAGTGCAACCCAGATCCGCTCGTTCGATGGCGACAACGGCACGATTTCGGAGATGGATGCGCTGGTCGCCTATCTCCAGGTCCTGGGCAAGCTGAGCGATGCCGCGCAGCCGACGCCGGCAACCCCGAAGAAGTAG
- a CDS encoding DUF2189 domain-containing protein, translating to MTTIPPVVPPLPTERRYVRDLTPGDVFVWLRDGWRDLVTHPGPSLLYGLFVFLLSAGIVAGLVGLAWDFALFPAIAGFLVFAPALAIGLYDKSRALELGEPVSLRHMLLPHARAGGQVLFTGALLCGIMLLWMRAAVIIYALFFGIRPFPGLDHITLMLFTTTSGIAMLVVGSLVGGLFAAFSFAISAFSIPMMLDKRVDALTAMGTSWALVWNNLATMLVWGLLVLLLFILSVATGFAGLIIVFPWLGHATWHAYRAVR from the coding sequence ATGACCACGATCCCGCCTGTCGTTCCGCCGCTTCCGACCGAACGGCGCTATGTCCGCGACCTGACGCCAGGAGACGTCTTCGTCTGGCTGCGGGATGGATGGCGCGATCTTGTCACCCATCCGGGGCCGAGCCTGCTTTATGGCCTGTTCGTCTTCCTGCTTTCAGCGGGAATCGTCGCGGGACTGGTGGGCCTGGCGTGGGATTTCGCACTGTTCCCGGCGATCGCGGGATTCCTGGTGTTCGCCCCAGCGCTGGCCATCGGGCTCTACGACAAGAGCCGTGCGCTCGAGCTCGGCGAGCCGGTTTCGCTGCGTCACATGCTACTGCCCCATGCACGCGCAGGCGGCCAGGTTCTCTTCACCGGCGCGCTGCTCTGCGGGATCATGCTGCTTTGGATGCGCGCGGCGGTCATCATCTACGCGCTGTTCTTCGGCATCCGCCCATTTCCGGGTCTCGATCATATCACGCTAATGCTGTTCACGACTACCAGCGGGATCGCGATGCTGGTCGTGGGATCGCTTGTCGGCGGGCTCTTTGCCGCATTCTCTTTCGCAATTTCGGCCTTTTCCATTCCCATGATGCTCGACAAGCGGGTCGATGCGCTAACGGCCATGGGCACGAGCTGGGCGCTCGTCTGGAACAACCTTGCGACCATGCTGGTCTGGGGTCTCCTGGTGCTGCTGCTCTTTATCCTGTCGGTCGCAACCGGGTTCGCCGGCCTGATTATCGTATTCCCGTGGTTAGGTCATGCCACATGGCATGCCTACCGTGCGGTGCGGTGA
- a CDS encoding cbb3-type cytochrome c oxidase subunit 3: MDIGHQALVGFSKSFGLFYLVAMAGVALLYACWPANKGRFDKAARDIIEDEDKPWR, translated from the coding sequence ATGGATATCGGACATCAAGCGCTGGTTGGTTTCTCCAAATCGTTCGGGTTGTTCTACCTGGTCGCGATGGCGGGCGTGGCTCTGCTCTACGCATGCTGGCCTGCGAACAAGGGTCGGTTCGACAAGGCCGCACGCGACATCATCGAAGACGAGGACAAGCCGTGGCGGTAA
- the ccoN gene encoding cytochrome-c oxidase, cbb3-type subunit I, with protein MAILVILAFVGLAMAAAGASRADPMETHGFLVMGFSLVVLCFVLKGFYDPEPAPTRLQSYYDDPSKAGIVLAMCWAVFGMFIGDWVAWLLAFPDFTFDSAWSSFGRLRPAHTTGVIFGFGGNALIATSFHVMQRTSRARMPDQFSPWFVLIGYNLFCLLAVSGYFLGITQSKEYAEPEWYADIWLVIVWVTYLVLYLRTLARRKEPHIYVANWYYLAFILVVAILHVVNNLAVPASFGGAKSYSLFSGVQDAMTQWWYGHNAVAFFLTAGFLGMMYYYLPKRAERPIYSYRMSIIGFWGITFFYMWAGSHHLHYTALPQWVQTLGMTFSVMLLVPSWIAAANALLTLNGAWDKVRDDATLRFMMMAAIFYGLSTFEGSFMAIRSVNALSHYTDWTIGHVHAGAMGWVALITFGSIYAVVPWLWKRERMYSPALVEVHFWLALSGTLIYVFAMWNSGIIQGLMWRTYNDSGTLTYSFLDSMVAMHPYYVARAIGGLLFLIGALVGCYNIWMTIRRPSGAPATSGDTPLPASLQPAE; from the coding sequence ATGGCGATACTCGTAATCCTGGCTTTCGTCGGACTGGCGATGGCTGCAGCCGGCGCGAGCCGCGCAGATCCCATGGAAACGCATGGTTTTCTCGTGATGGGCTTCAGCCTCGTCGTTCTTTGCTTCGTGCTCAAGGGCTTCTATGACCCTGAACCTGCCCCGACCCGTCTACAAAGCTACTACGACGACCCCAGTAAGGCGGGCATTGTTCTTGCCATGTGCTGGGCCGTGTTCGGCATGTTCATTGGCGATTGGGTCGCGTGGCTGTTGGCATTCCCCGATTTCACGTTTGATAGCGCCTGGTCAAGTTTCGGACGTTTGCGGCCTGCGCACACCACAGGGGTCATATTCGGGTTCGGCGGCAATGCTCTGATTGCGACGTCTTTTCACGTGATGCAGCGTACCTCGCGCGCGCGCATGCCCGATCAATTCAGCCCCTGGTTCGTGCTCATCGGGTACAACCTTTTCTGCCTGCTGGCCGTTTCCGGCTACTTCTTGGGCATTACCCAATCGAAGGAATATGCCGAGCCCGAATGGTATGCCGACATCTGGCTGGTCATCGTCTGGGTGACTTACCTCGTGCTCTATCTACGCACGCTCGCGAGGCGGAAGGAACCGCATATCTATGTCGCCAACTGGTACTATCTGGCGTTCATCCTCGTCGTGGCGATCCTCCATGTCGTGAACAATCTCGCGGTCCCGGCCTCGTTCGGCGGCGCCAAGAGCTATTCGCTGTTCTCGGGCGTCCAGGACGCGATGACCCAGTGGTGGTACGGCCACAATGCCGTCGCCTTCTTCCTGACCGCCGGCTTCCTGGGCATGATGTACTACTATCTGCCCAAGCGTGCCGAGCGGCCGATCTACTCGTATCGGATGTCGATCATCGGTTTTTGGGGTATCACCTTTTTCTACATGTGGGCGGGTTCGCACCATCTCCACTACACCGCCTTGCCGCAATGGGTGCAGACGCTGGGGATGACCTTTTCGGTCATGCTGCTGGTGCCGTCATGGATCGCGGCCGCGAATGCGCTTTTGACGCTCAACGGCGCCTGGGACAAAGTGCGCGACGACGCGACGCTGCGCTTCATGATGATGGCCGCGATCTTCTATGGGCTCTCGACATTCGAGGGTTCGTTCATGGCGATCCGCTCGGTCAATGCGCTATCGCACTACACCGACTGGACGATCGGACACGTCCACGCCGGCGCCATGGGCTGGGTCGCGCTTATTACGTTCGGCTCGATCTATGCAGTCGTCCCCTGGCTGTGGAAGCGCGAGCGCATGTATTCTCCCGCACTCGTCGAGGTCCATTTCTGGCTCGCGCTGTCTGGAACGCTCATTTACGTTTTCGCGATGTGGAACTCGGGCATCATCCAGGGCCTGATGTGGCGCACCTATAATGATAGTGGCACGCTTACATATTCATTCCTCGATAGCATGGTGGCCATGCATCCCTATTACGTGGCCAGAGCAATAGGTGGGCTGCTTTTCCTGATCGGCGCCCTCGTCGGCTGCTACAACATCTGGATGACAATCCGCCGCCCGTCCGGCGCGCCAGCGACGTCAGGCGACACTCCCCTGCCCGCCAGCCTCCAGCCTGCGGAATAA
- a CDS encoding catalase, with amino-acid sequence MSEDTPNRSKCPVTHLTTAFGAPVVDNQNSLTAGPRGPLLMQDVWLLEKLANLNREIIPERRMHAKGSGAFGTFTVTGDITRYTRARIFSEVGKKTDMFARFTTVAGERGAADAERDIRGFALKFYTEEGNWDMVGNNTPVFFLRDSRKFPDLNKAVKRDPRTNMRSATNNWDFWTLLPEALHQVTIVMSDRGIPKSYRHMHGFGSHTYSFYNDAGERYWVKFHFKTQQGIENLTDDEAGKLVGGDRESHQRDLYEAIERGDFPKWKMYIQVMPELEAETYPVHPFDLTKVWYKSDYPLIEVGEFELNRNPENFFQDVEQSAFAPSNLVPGIGVSPDKMLQSRLFAYSDAQRYRLGVNHHQIPVNAPRCPVYSNHRDGQGRMDGNYGGLPHYQPNSFGQWVDQPEFREPPLKIDGNADFWNFREDDDDYFTQPRKLFQLMSPAQQQVLFDNTASAMGDAPDFIKQRHIDNCTRCDPAYGAGVAKALDMMAKPPAELSSKPELAD; translated from the coding sequence ATGTCTGAAGATACCCCCAACCGCAGTAAGTGTCCGGTCACCCACCTGACCACAGCATTTGGCGCGCCGGTCGTGGATAACCAGAATTCGCTGACCGCGGGCCCCCGCGGGCCGCTGCTAATGCAGGACGTCTGGCTGCTCGAAAAGCTCGCGAATCTAAACCGCGAGATCATTCCCGAACGACGCATGCACGCCAAGGGCTCGGGCGCGTTCGGCACGTTCACTGTGACGGGAGACATCACCCGCTACACCCGCGCCAGGATCTTCAGCGAAGTCGGCAAGAAGACCGACATGTTCGCGCGCTTCACCACGGTGGCGGGCGAACGCGGCGCCGCCGATGCCGAGCGCGACATTCGCGGCTTCGCGCTGAAGTTTTACACCGAAGAAGGCAACTGGGACATGGTCGGCAACAACACGCCGGTCTTCTTCCTGCGCGATTCGCGCAAGTTCCCCGATCTCAACAAGGCGGTGAAGCGCGATCCGCGCACCAACATGCGTTCGGCGACGAACAACTGGGACTTCTGGACGCTGTTGCCCGAAGCGCTGCACCAGGTGACGATCGTGATGTCCGATCGCGGCATTCCCAAGTCCTATCGCCACATGCACGGCTTCGGCTCGCACACTTACAGCTTCTATAACGACGCGGGCGAGCGGTATTGGGTGAAGTTCCACTTCAAGACCCAGCAGGGCATCGAAAACCTGACCGATGACGAAGCGGGCAAGCTGGTCGGCGGCGATCGCGAAAGCCACCAGCGCGACCTTTACGAAGCGATCGAGCGCGGCGATTTTCCCAAGTGGAAGATGTACATCCAGGTCATGCCCGAGCTGGAGGCCGAGACTTATCCCGTCCACCCGTTCGACCTGACCAAGGTGTGGTACAAGTCCGATTACCCGCTGATCGAGGTGGGGGAGTTCGAACTGAACCGCAACCCGGAGAACTTCTTCCAGGATGTCGAGCAGAGCGCGTTCGCGCCGTCGAACCTGGTGCCCGGTATCGGCGTGTCGCCCGACAAGATGCTGCAATCGCGCCTGTTCGCCTATTCGGACGCGCAGCGTTACCGGCTGGGAGTGAACCACCACCAGATTCCGGTGAACGCGCCGCGTTGCCCGGTCTATTCGAACCACCGCGACGGGCAGGGCCGGATGGACGGCAATTATGGCGGGCTGCCGCATTATCAGCCGAACAGCTTTGGCCAGTGGGTCGATCAGCCCGAATTTCGCGAACCGCCGCTGAAGATCGACGGCAACGCCGACTTCTGGAATTTCCGCGAGGATGACGATGATTATTTCACCCAGCCGCGCAAGCTCTTCCAGCTGATGAGCCCGGCGCAGCAGCAGGTCTTGTTCGATAACACGGCCAGCGCGATGGGTGATGCGCCGGATTTCATCAAGCAGCGCCATATAGACAACTGCACGCGCTGCGACCCGGCTTATGGCGCGGGCGTGGCCAAGGCTCTGGACATGATGGCGAAGCCCCCGGCGGAACTTTCGTCCAAGCCCGAGCTCGCCGACTGA